TGTGCGGTGGGTCTGTGTTCACTCCTGTCATCAGTAATTTCATCTGGAAAGCAGGACCAGGTCCAGTGGGGAGTCACAGGAATTCTTGGCTATGTCTGCAGCTACATTTGCACTTTGAAATACACCTTACTTACTGTGCACGTCACAAGATGCTGTATAGTTGTAGTTTTTGTTATCTTCTTTATCCAGAGTTAAAGGACAGACCACCccaaatattgtgatattcagTTATTTTCAAtgaatttatttttgaaaatgtctttGATATATTTTCTTTGATTTTGTGGGATAATTTCCTTGTGTTGTAATTATTGTTGATGGTGTGAAATATTGGATATTGCCAGTGCAGCTGGTGTTTATTAACAGATCTTCCAGCCATCTACAACAAAATAGTAAACTTTAGTTTTTGTGTCGGTCCCACAGAATCAGAGCAAGGGGTTCTacctcatctcatctcatcttagAGCAGTGACATTCTACAGtcatacagagagagaaattCATCATCAATGggcatatatttatttttctattgaTAACAGCTTTAATAATTTAACAATGCAACAGGGCCTCAAGACACACTGTCATTTTTTCTCAACTGATGTGCAGTTAAGAGATTAAAACAGATCATACCTGTTCTCAAAGGACTGTCTAAAGGCCTTCTGGGAAATATAGGATGAAGTAGAAATAGAGGCAGCAGATGAAGGGGCAGTGGGTAGGcctacaaaaaacacaaaagaaattgcAACACTTTATCATAATTTTGGAAACTTTTGACACAATGTGAGAGCATTTGAGGGAGGATTTTCTGGAACTTAGTGGCCAGACTGATGATCAGATAATGTAAGTTGGCAATTCCACTAGAGTCCCAAAATAAATATCTGCTTGGACCCACTCTCCGTCAAGTCATACGTTTTAGTTAGATGGAAAAATACACCTGAAGAGGAACATTTCATAGGATGAGCTTCACGAGCTTACGAGGATGGTCTTTTGTCAGCCTGTTCAGACTGATTGAAtattcatctacagtatataactGAGTGTGCATGGAAATGTGATATTAATattcctattattattattattattattagaagcAATAGCAGTTCTGTAGATGCACTTGTGAATTTCAGAGTCGTTTCCATCATTATAAGACATTTTCAACCTTGTGACCTTGTTGAAGATAGTTCATATTGACACTAAATCTTTCTTATTAGCAGTTCtctttccaaacaaattgaTCTGGTCATCAACTTTGATGCTAACATCAATCCCATTGATCCTTGCATTAACAATTTAAGAACTTTATTGACATGggattttaattgtaaaatgttgTTTCTTCACTCTGGAAGTGTTATGAACAACAACCCCCAAGATGCTTTCAAGTGGAAGAAATATTGACTTTCTTTCATTTGATCTGTAGTACCAAAATACTGCAGCGTTGACCCACTGGACCAAAACAAATGTATGTCCAGCATAACACAGTATCTTGCAGGGAATATAATCAGTATGGCCAAACTGTATAATAAAAGTTAAGGGAACTGGGAGTTGAAACTTGGCAGAGTGGCTGTTAGGGTGGGATGgaagaagaaggagagccaAGGCCATGCTGTTGTTTATAATATGAGACTTATTTTAGAAGCCTCTGAATCTGTTTTGACATGTAGAACACTGGTGGTTTGACTGGTACTGTCCCTGATGCCAACTAGAGGCAGATAAGAAAAGGAGGACAAAACTTCAGTACACTCCGTCATAAAGCATCAGTACTGTATCAGGGCTTACCTGCCATTTCAGAACACTTGACACTtatttaattgtgtgtgtgtgtgttcatttagataaaatatagaataagaAGCAAAGCATGAACATTTCTGTGAAACACATTTGCCTTTGTTCAGCACAAATTTCTTATAATAATGTGAttcctgaaaaacaacaacagtcatATTCATTTTGATAAGCAATTGTTATTTTTCTCCAAAATAGTTGTACATTAGAGCAATTGCACCCATCAAAGGTTTGGACACGCTTTCCCATTCAAGTGAATGAGAAAGcgtgtccaaacctttgactGGTACTGCATGTTTAAAGGCTTTGGTATTTCCAGTATCATGACTAGATTCCAGAATAAGATATCATCTTATCATTTTGTCAGAAACTGTAAAATCTCAAGTGGGTGGAAATCTCATTTTGGAACAAACAAACTTTACAAACTCTTCAGCTGCTGATTGTTATTTTAGTTCTCATGTAGCCCACTCACAGAGTGAAGAAAGCTGCTTCAGAGAAAGGATCCTACAAGGACCAGATGCCAACTAATTTAAGATCTGTGCCGCAGTCATGTCAATGGGGAGGCAGGAAATTGAATTAGATGAATTAATGGAATTTATTTAATCTTGTAAATGTTTTGAGGAAATGTGTGCACCCATTTCTGCTGAAAACATTacgctgtgtttttgttttgtgttcatTCAGATGTTCAATATGTTGTGTGCAATCTTAATTGAGGATACAGTAGGTGGTTGGAGAAGAGGGGTTGCTGCAGTAGAGGAAATTCAGTAGTTTTAATCCACTCATCCACCCAGGCAGTGACAGCAGGATTACAGTCGAGACTGTATAAAAGAAGCCAATTATGACAGCATATAGCAATACACTGCCCTAAATTCAATTACCCTCTCTGGCACTTTTCAATTTTCTTTCATTAAGTGGATTAAGAAGAAAGACATGTTCTTCAAGTTTAGAAATGATTAGAAGTCTAAAAGAAGATGAGGGGCAATGGAGGGAAGGAGACTCATTTTACCTTGATTAGTCATGGGTGTTTGCTGTAGGAATTCATGTTTTGTGCATCAAATTGATTTTGTTCATCATGAGGCAGAGAATTGATCCATGTTAGACCTGCAAAGCTGACAGGTTTgttaatgacattttttgtttattgggtttgttttgttttctcaccCACCCCAACTTTTCACGTGTCATGAGATGCCTTTGCTCTTCCTTCAGCATAAATAGACACCTGCAATAACAAGTGATTCAACATAAAAGCCGGAATCTAGTTACCAGAGTTGCCTTCAACAGGAAACAGAATTTGACAATTAGTCACAAAGTTTCCAGGCAAGAAAATGTCCTTGGAAATCATGCAGCCTTGTTGAGGCAACGTGCTTCGTGCAGCACTGACCAAAAGGGTTCTCTATGTATTGTGGCCCTGAGACCCATAACTCAATAAGAGTTTCTCTGTCAAAGATGGAAGAGGCTCAATACTGTATGTCTCTTCTGAATAATGACTTTTTCCTCCATGCCTTTTTCCACTGTATTATTTTTCCCATTTCTCATTCTGTAAAGAATTGTATAACTCCAGGCAATGAGCAGAGCCAACTCTGTATAATTTAGTTCCTTTTCACACTGCACAAGTTAATCTATGGCTAAAAGtcaaacattttattgttatggATGCCAGAGGTGTTTTTGTTTCAGCACTGAGGCAGAcataatttagttttaataaGCCCTGGGTAGGACATTGGGATAGTTTTTACAGATGTGACAGAATTACATAGGTATGAATTTTCTTTTCCAGTATCACAAAAATTCAATTTGATCATTTTGTATTCATCAGATGTCTCTGTCATCTAAATTGATATACATTTTCTTGTTCCTGTTggctatttctttaaaaatctaaatgttataGAGTATTAGAGGGGATaaacaataattatttttttctttctgtttctaaTTTTTACTCTTCCATTCATTATAGGTCAAACCCACATTTGTGAAGCTGTCTGCCTCTCATTCCTGCCCGTCCCTATTTCCTCTCATCAGAGGTCATCAGCATATTATTTTATATCTGTCATCATCAAAGAGGATGGATCCACATGCAGAAATTGTTAGCGGTGCAGTTCCCCTGCACTGGCAGAGTGATTGATCTGCTCCTCTGCATCCTGATCAAAGGGACTATCTTTGTTCTTGCCAGAAGCCCAGCGCTTGTCCTATTAAATCATCTTCCAACCTCTGTCGCTATTTGTTACCATTAGACCATGGTTTTCTCAAACTATGGGTCAGAACCCAGTGGTGGGCAAAACCGGCAGTAGTTTGAAATGTCTAACCATATCTCTTTGTGAATGTTTTTAAGTCTTGAATGTGTTTATTAATCATAAAAAAGAACtgaatatttgtaaaaaaaggACTTATTAGGTTTCTGCACACAGTAACAAGTGACCTTTTAGCCTTTCCTACTTTAAACCATAGTGTCCGCATCAATACTACTTAATAGCCTATTGATATTTGCACAGCGTCCATGACCTTGTATAATGTATAGGCTacagatgtttgtttttcatcagGGTCATCCATAAAACTAGAAATAACTTGAAATTGAAGAGGTTTTACCTTTAGAATTAAAATACTTCTGCTTCCAACATAACAAACATAATTTCCAAATCAGGCAAAAAGACCTGCATAAGGACTTTTTCAGCACGGGTCTATAACGTTCAGCACTGCACTATTTCAACCAGAAAACTGTACTACGACACATACAAATTATAGTATTTACTATTTTCATACATTCAATAGCCAAGCTTGTAAGATCATGCATTTGGTTAAATATCATGTAATACCACCACTCGCCTTTAGACTGCGCCACATTCTTTCTGCTGAGGGCAAATTTCAGAAAATTGTCGCTAACAGCTTCCCGTCGGCTACGTTTCATCCCGGAAGATTTACATTTCTCCTGACACGTAGCAACCACAACCAAGTTGGCAGGGTTCTGCATAGATTTGTCAAACATCACAGGTATGTGTTAGCATTTGCGATGCTTCATAGCTTAAGAATAACGATTATGTAAGAAAAGttaaatacaatattaaaaccACCGCTGACATGCGCGAAGTATGCATGCCAGGTCTCCACAACTgttatagctaacgttagcattagctaaccaactaacgttagctgcaaAGTTAACGGTAATGTTACGTTAGCCACCCAacgattagctagctagtagctatTGTATTTTGACAATATTTGTTAACTTATCCTTTACAggtgattgtgtttgtgtagaCATTTGATAGCTTGTacaattaataatattaataagaGATTCATAACACTAACAACATAAAACGTTATCTTGGTGTTGTGTGTAACTTTAACGTTAAAGCTGACTAGCCACGTTAACTTACGTTAGCTATCGCTAGCTACTTTAGCTCACAATTAAATTCATACGGAGGTAACGTTACCGCTATACTAACTCACGTTAAATAACTAACAGTATATAGACAGTGCAGTGAATATTACCGATCTATTTCAGAGCATCGTTGTGCAATAACAGTACTTTGaatttcaaaattttaaattgacACCCTCTGTACCACCTTATAGGCTTAAATAATTCGACCTAGCTGATTAGTCGTGTTCCTGTCTCTTCCCCTGTGTTTCTAACAGCGTGAGAGATGGCAGGGTTTGACACTTTCAACACAGACTTTTACCAGTCCAGCTACAGTGTAGATGACCAAAGCCAGGCAGGCCATGGTTACCCCAACGCTGAAACCCCCTACGACAAGTAAGTAAAGAAAGCCCCCCCTGCCTGATGCTCCTTCAGCTGTTAACACCTCCAAGAGAAacattattattcttttatgccatttcagctgctGAAGGCTTACCTATCTAGCATTTTGTTGCCTTGCTGAATACTTTATTTGACATCTGttaagtgtgtttgtatttaaGGTGAAGGGCAAGTTTGCAGTGTTTTACTGCTTTTAAAAAATGGTAATACTGCCCAATTGAAAcaacactagggctgggcaatatagcCAAAATCTTCTATCCTGATTTAAGTCATTTCATATCTCGATAACGTTATATATCTTGATATGGCGTGTTTTCTGGTAATTTAATACAGAAAGTCTATATGAAATAACCACATGGTAAAGCTTATTTTGTAAACTTCTGTGAGAATTGAATAGGCTACTTGACAAACAAATGACAAGTACTGAGTATtttctaattttatttttaaagagctTTAGTGCAAAATGGTAATAACATGCAAGGATCACAACTAGACTTGGGTCGATTTCTGGTTTCACCTGTAGTGTCAGCAATTTAGTGCAGAGCCAAGCGGCGCTATGAAGGTCATCACATTTCAGTAGCGGTGGGAGGAGGGAGCGGcgcatgttgtgtttgtttactaGAAGGTTCATGTGTTTTTTGGGGTTCGGAGATGGCTCAAAAGAAACAGCACTGCCAATATGGAAACATTTTCCATTTTCCTGACAAAAGAGGTAAATATTGCCAAAACATAGTTCAGCTGCTGGTTTTGCAAAATAAGAGatatagaaaaatatttatACGGTAGCCATTTTTATATCGTTTTGCCGTTATATATTGTCATATCGCCAGCCCTAAACAACACCCTTGGTCATTTAATGTCCTTTCAGTCAGAGAGTACTGTACTGTTGAACATTATAATTATGTATTTCCCAGGCCATACGGTGGTCAGTATGACTACTCCCAGCCCATGGGTTACACTCCTCCAGGAATGATGCAGCCCCAGCAGCCATACACGGGACAAATCTTCCAGcccacacacacctacaccccATCCTCATCACAATCCATGTATAGTAGCGGCTTCGACGATGAGCCACCGCTGCTAGAAGGTAGGTGAACCCCAACCTGTGACTTCTATATCCTTCTTTGGCTCTCATATCACTTCTCTTATAATATTTCTCACTCTGGAATGCAGATATTTTGCAAGGGAACTAGTTCAGTTTAGCACAGGCAACAATGCAAATAGCACGTTTCACTATGTTTATTGTTAACTGTGCTAAAAGTATTTGTTTTAATGAATTGTTATTCTGTCAGTTGATTGCTATTGCTATAATTGATAAAACCTTTAAGTCAAGCTCATCACAGCTTTTCAAAACTGCAAATTGAATGCATTTGTTGGACTGGTAATTTGGAGTAAAGTGGCAAAGTAAACAATTGGTGAAAATAATAACTATTTGCACTGTTTACCAGCTTGGGAATAATTTGAAGTTACTTTTACAGTCAAGAGCGCTAGTTGAATTCCTAAAatatagtaatagtaaatagtTTGGCAGACCTGACATTCATTGGCATACATGCTGCAGTTCTGACACTAAGCATCCCATGTTAGTTACATTGTGTTGTGGACTTAATATTTGAAACAAGCCATCCAGGGTTCCATGTATGATGGTTGCACTTACTGCTTCTCACACTGAAATGTCTCACACAGAAATTGAtgtcagatttttattttttatttaactagaAACTAAATCAGTTTGATACAGCTGAGACCACTTTGACATAGAGGTCAGTCTCCATTGCTCTTATTGTATCCATGTAAATACATGTGTGGCACCTAGGGTTGCAAAAGGGTGGACATTTTCGGGTACATTTTCAGAAACTTTTcatggaaagtttagctggggaactttggaaacattccaatttggaaactttcatgggaattaattggaattaatgggaataaattGGATATTTCTATTGcgttccatggaaagtttatctggggaattttggaaacattccagttttgatttactatggttagtgggctatacaattaaccCACATAGGTTAATAATAGCAATGGGTTATGTACGGAAGTGGactattcactttcattagccatgtaaacagtcTTTTTCAGATTAAGGGCAAAAACCGGGATATTATgcgcatgtaaacatagtcaatgTCAGATTGACAGCTGAGCTGTGCTACGTGCACCGAGACCATGAAAATGTTGATCGCTCAAACTAATTCACTCTCTTTAGACTTAAATGAGCGTGACCTAGAaaattaaagacacacctcatCGCTATTCTGAGAAGAAGTCACACTTTTATCACATTAGAGTCTTCTCTGTCTACATCTTCATGCAAAGCACTGACTAAAAGGTCTGAGCCTTCGTGGAAGAGAGAGACGTGTGTTTATATAGCAAACCAGTTGTGCATACTGTATGCCATTGCATCTCTTCCATCTTTATTCTGTCATTATCCTTTTTTAAAGTTCTTGTACAACTCTTGCAAACTGAGTTGTCATTTGTTTCCCTACTAACTGTGTTTGATCGTACTTCCAGTATCCAGTGTTTCTGATCTGTGTTTTCTCTGACTTAGAATTAGGAATCAATTTTGACCACATCTGGCAGAAGACTCTGACGGTGCTCCATCCAATGAAGGCAGCAGACGGCAGCATCATGAATGAGACAGACCTGGCTGGCCCCATGGTCTTCTGTTTGGCGTTCGGAGCGACACTTCTCCTGGTAAATTATTTGGTTGACGTTGGCACTGATatcctgcaacacacacacacacacatctgtacaCCAACCTGTACACCAACCTGTACAGCTGTCATCATGTATAGTAGGTGTGTGCATATCTATATCTGATTCTATTGATGAattaggggtgtgaatcttcacttggtctcacgattcaatttgattacgattatcctgtcaacgattcaaTATCCCGATGCATCACGATCCATCAAGATGCGCCATCTCCTCAAATTTAATGTATATTCTTCAcgtggttttcatcaacaaattcaagcagtcagatatataaGAACTCCCATTTGTACAGCATCTGCCCTAAAAAAGGCACTTCCTGAATTtagcggagtctgaacacagcagacaaaaggcaaaaacaaaaaagcagcaaatagaAAATCCCCAAGTAACCTCATTAGGCAATAATCAATTATTGTCCTTCACTGCATCAATGCAGAAACATCCACATCCGCATCGTGATGCAataattaatttcaacacccctaagatgtatatttcttctttttttttctgttaacaGTCCGGTAAGATCCAGTTTGGCTATGTGTACGGTATCAGTGCAATTGGCTGCCTTGGGATGTACTGCCTACTCAACCTAATGAGCATGACGGGCGTCTCCTTCGGCTGTGTGGCCAGTGTCCTGGGATACTGCCTCCTGCCCATGATCCTCCTCTCCAGCTTTGGAGTTCTCCTCTCTTTACAGTGAGTACGCAGGAAAACCGTAAAGCTAATTAATGTTAATATAACCTGTAAATCAAGCCAATGCTTTTCTATGGAATGCCGTTTTTTCCagtattaaataaatgaataaatacatgaacAAATAAATATGCCTATGAAATacatcctgaaataaataaataggtttTACTATTTATTTCAGAGGACTTATTTCAGAagtacacatttatttatttcagggggcttttatttcataagtacacatttatttatttacctctGTGCCATACACTGTCTAGTACTAGACACCAGGGGTGAATCTCTACACAGAAGCCACGGTTCGGTTTATACTTAGGTTTAGGAATCATGGTTCGGTGTGAGCTCAGTACagcagggaaaaaaacaaatgcaaaaggatacgtttgttttcatttacttTGAACAGACAGTAGTGCAAGtgtcaaagacagacaaaatcctCTTGCTGGAGACTGACACATTTTGTCCACTGGCAACTTTGGTAAACTATTTTCATTATAAAGGAACACTTCAATCACCTCTGTGCTGTATAAACACAGAGCAAACACTATCCCAAAAGGCAACAGGTCTCAATAGGCTATAAAACTGAAAAGCATCTGTAAtgcctgaaataaaaaaatactggtTGCTTTTTCCTCGTCCATCCCCAGCACATCTGGGTAATGCTGTCAACTGTGCGTAATAGGGGTGGAACAGGACATGTATTCGTATTGAACCGAAACGGTACGGGCGTCACGGTTCGGTGCATGAATTTACACGGAGAATACacggtataaaaataaataaaacttgcgcgcaaattaattaatgtaatgcggaactactgttagatacgcGGGTTCTTTAGGGACGCCTAATCAGTAGCCCCGCCTTAGCTCTGATTGGTGCCGCTTATGTAGCCGAGCTTTGCCTGTATGCAGTTTGAGTCAGAGATAGCGCAAGTAGTGGCGACCCACAAGAGTTAGGACCCGCCAGCctctttaagatcgcaagtttggGAGAACTTTGGTTTCCCAGTCAGTTCCAGTagtacaggcgagagagtggtggataagactgCTGTAggtaagtaaactttatttatatagcacctttcacagacaaaatgggtcacaaagtgctttacagtaaaataaaaacagagcaATAACTACATACAAAGCTATATGGCTAATAAAATGCTTGTCTAAAAAGATGAGTCTTCAGATGTTTTTTAAAGGTTTCCACAGAATCCAAAGCTCTCAAGGCTAAAGGGAGAGAGTTCCAGAGACCTGGGCCCACCACCGAAAAGGCacgatcacctcttgttttaAAACGTGTTCTAGCAACAATTAAAAGTTCCTGACTTGAAGACCTCAGAGAGTGACcaggagtgtgtgcgtgcagtaGATCCTGGATGTACGAGGGaaaattttaaaatgcactCTAAAACCAATCGGTAGCCAGTGAAGAGCCTTAAGCACAGGAGTAATGTGCGACCTCCTGCCGGTCTTAGATAAAAGTCTTGCTGCTGCATTCTGTACGACTTGCAGTTTGTCCAAGGATGATTTGTTTAAGCAGGTGTACAGTACATTGCAATAATCCAAACGAGAAGAAACAAAAGCATGAACAAGCATCTCGTTCTCTCTTTGAAAACCACAGATCTAATTTTAGCAATGTTCCTGAGATGGAAAAAACAGGAACGAACCACAGACTTCACATGACTGTTAAAACACATAGATTTGTCAAAAATGACACCCAGATTACGCACACCATTGCAGTCAGATACTGAGAGTCCCAATAGCCTGCTTAATCCTAGGGGTAATATTGTCTGGGGCAAAGATCATCACCTCAGTTTTGTCAGAGTTTAATTGCAGGAAATTGTCAACCATCCATTCGTTAATGGAGGCTAAACAATTATGCAATAATGACAGTTTGTCTAGCTTATCAGGGCCGAAAGATAAATATAATTGGATATCATCAGCATAACAATGGTAAAATATACCTTCAAAACTACCAATAAtcttaccaagaggaagcatataaaGACTGAATAGCAAAGGGCCAAGCACAGAACCTTGGGGCACACCACAAGACAAAGGAGCAGAGTCTGACAGAGTCAGTTCCCATAGCTACAGAAAAACTCCTGTCTGAAAGATAGGAAGAAAACCAGTCCAGGGCTGATCCAGTAATGCCCACCGTTGTTTTCAGTCTGTCAATCAGAGTGCAGTGATCCACAGTATCGAACGCTGCACTCAGATCCAGAAGGACTATAACAGAACATTTACCCCCATCAGCAGCCATCAGAATATCATTAGAGACTTTTTAGGAGAGTAGTCTCagttgaattgtttttttgaaaGCCAGACTGAAATTTGTCAAATATATCATTGGAATCCAGAACTTTATTTAGCTGGCTCGCAACAACCTTTTCTAaaatttttgaaataaaaggcaATTTAGAAATAGGCCTGTAGTTTATAAACAAAGCTGCATCAAGATTATTCTTTTTCAATATAGGCTCGACAACAGCATGCTTAAAACAGCTAGGGACCTGGCCCAGCTGAAGAGATAAATTTAAAATTGAAACCAAACATGGTCCAAGCAGATGTATGGATTTTAAAAGTAAAGATGGTAAAATATCAACTGGACTTTGGGAAGGTTTCATCGAGCCCACTAGCTTAATAATATCATTCAGGGACAAGGGGCAAAAGGAGTCCAGTACTGAAAGTCTCTGATGAGTAACAATATGGGGGCTTACTGATGGAATTATGCCTGCCCTGATAGCACTAACCTTGTCcacaaaatgagacaaaaaatggTTGCAGTCCACATTTGAAAACACAGGGACAGTACACTTGGCGGGGGAAACAATATTGTTAATAGTCTCAAACAGAGCTTTAGGATTGTTTTTACAGGAAGAAATCAGCTTAGTAAAATAAGAGGCTCTAGCCTCCTTGATCGTTTTATTTAGGTCAATTAAGAGATCTTTAAGATACAGGCGATGGACTTAGAGCTGAGTTACTTTCCATAAACGCTCAGTTCTCCGACAGATACGCCTCAAGCTACGAATGGCGTCATTCATCCACGGGGTTGTATTAACAGAGGGTAATTCTCTAATTTTAAGAGATGCCACTTTATTCAGCAGCAGGGTGCAATGATCCAGAAACGACTGTGCACAAGCATCGACATCATTCGAACTAAAAACCGAGCTTAAATCAAATGCAGCTGAAAATTTCTCAACAGTGAGCTGGTTAATAAAACCTGAGCTGGATGCCCGTTTAACAGGCACAGGATCCTCATAACAAACAAGATCAAATGAGATGTATTTGTGATCACTAACATATACATCATCGATGCTAACATTATTAATGTTCAAACCATGAGAAAAAACAAGATCTAGCGTATGTCCCTTGCTGTGCGTAGGACCGAAGACATGCTGAGTAAAATTAAAAGATTCTGTGATATTTACGAATTCAACAGCATTTTTTGCAAGTATCATCATCcacatgaat
This genomic interval from Perca flavescens isolate YP-PL-M2 chromosome 13, PFLA_1.0, whole genome shotgun sequence contains the following:
- the yipf5 gene encoding protein YIPF5, with the protein product MAGFDTFNTDFYQSSYSVDDQSQAGHGYPNAETPYDKPYGGQYDYSQPMGYTPPGMMQPQQPYTGQIFQPTHTYTPSSSQSMYSSGFDDEPPLLEELGINFDHIWQKTLTVLHPMKAADGSIMNETDLAGPMVFCLAFGATLLLSGKIQFGYVYGISAIGCLGMYCLLNLMSMTGVSFGCVASVLGYCLLPMILLSSFGVLLSLQGLVGIILTAAIIGWCSLSASKIFISALAMDGQQLLVAYPCALLYGVFALISVF